The Apium graveolens cultivar Ventura chromosome 11, ASM990537v1, whole genome shotgun sequence genome has a window encoding:
- the LOC141695043 gene encoding uncharacterized protein LOC141695043: MSDDSSIVKNDDLSIQIANILKNNLNTQTTNHKLSDSLQISIKLNSQNYALWARMIRVAIGGKSKALLTHLSGNPPNKTDEKYEQWEQDDLVVFSWLIQNIEPSLASNLTEFPTSKTLWDALVVTYSSGKDKLQTFDLHVKANEFKQNGLPLEDFWIVLQGIWGEIERRDPNPMKCADDITAYNTIRAEQKLFQFLNALDQKFDPIKREILRWDPLPTAEAAYAAVRKETAHQNILRTGSSPSQGIAAGLITTEAEGAGYATQRRPIVKSSGIPTRVDKSKLKCTHCGMVKHTKEQCFKLVGYPEWWGDGHKKGKKDEGEASVTVGNLKATNSDAYNRTGAVMAVAADFVEQDTGHQDGNDYWTWH, translated from the exons ATGTCTGATGACAGCAGCATAGTCAAAAACGATGACCTCTCAATCCAAATAGCCAATATTCTCAAAAACAATCTTAACACCCAAACCACAAATCACAAACTATCCGATAGCCTACAAATCAGTATCAAACTAAACAGCCAGAACTATGCCCTCTGGGCAAGAATGATTCGTGTAGCAATTGGTGGAAAATCAAAAGCACTACTGACTCATCTTTCTGGAAACCCACCAAACAAAACAGACGAGAAATACGAACAATGGGAACAAGATGACCTTGTAGTGTTCTCGTGGCTTATCCAAAATATCGAACCATCGCTGGCTAGCAACCTAACCGAGTTTCCTACATCAAAAACACTGTGGGATGCTCTTGTGGTCACGTATAGCAGTGGAAAAGACAAGTTGCAGACATTCGATTTACATGTCAAAGCCAACGAATTTAAGCAGAATGGCCTACCACTTGAAGATTTCTGGATAGTGTTGCAAGGAATCTGGGGTGAGATTGAAAGACGAGATCCAAACCCGATGAAGTGCGCGGATGACATCACGGCCTATAACACCATTAGGGCAGAACAAAAACTCTTCCAGTTTTTAAATGCCCTAGACCAAAAGTTTGATCCCATAAAAAGGGAAATCCTGAGATGGGATCCTCTCCCAACAGCGGAGGCGGCTTATGCCGCTGTTAGAAAAGAAACAGCTCATCAGAATATTCTTAGAACCGGCTCCTCTCCATCACAGGGCATTGCTGCCGGTCTCATTACCACCGAGGCAGAAGGCGCCGGGTATGCCACACAACGCAGGCCGATCGTGAAATCATCCGGAATCCCAACACGGGTTGACAAATCCAAGCTCAAATGTACTCATTGTGGTATGGTCAAACATACAAAGGAACAGTGTTTCAAGTTGGTGGGTTATCCAGAGTGGTGGGGTGATGGTCATAAGAAAGGGAAGAAGGATGAAGGGGAGGCTTCTGTCACCGTGGGCAACCTGAAGGCCACCAACAGCGACGCATACAACCGGACAGGTGCTGTCATGGCAGTGGCGGCTGATTTTGTCGAACAAGATACAG GACATCAGGACGGGAATGATTATTGGACGTGGCACTGA
- the LOC141695609 gene encoding cytochrome P450 81Q32-like: ITFLDVSSLNLVLNLAFNNYKVLAFSDWDSVILYLYLLALLFIIAALYLYTQLANDNLPPTPFPALPIFGHLYLLKKPLHKTLSALSKKYGPVFYFLYGSRRVLFVSSAAAAEECFTKNDIIFANRPNIIFGKYISNNFTSIVWSGYGDHWRNLRKLCVLEIFSTYRLQKLSYIRIEEVKSMLKRLFKLSGCGMQEVEIKPLFFELMFNLLTRMIAGKRYYGEESKNSEEAKRFQEIINETSRLANAFDMGDYVPVLRWFWFKGIENQFVELSKRRYEFVQGWIDQLRESGNKGENENFIQILLDLHEAEPDYYTDGFIVSLMQVLLQAGVGTAVDALEWAMSLLLNNPEVLLKARNEIDKVVGKDGLISKSHLAELPYLRYIIYETLRMYPVLRYLVPHESSEECTVGGFRVPRGTMLLVDVKAIQNDPKIWQDPEIFRPERFQERNVGHRWLPFGSGRRKCPGEGLAMRIIALALGALIQCFQWERIGEEMLDMAEGDDYFFPKVVPLKAKCGARPSMVTLLSEI; the protein is encoded by the exons ATTACATTTCTAGATGTTTCGAGTTTAAATTTAGTTCTAAATTTAGCATTCAATAATTACAAAGTGTTGGCTTTTAGTGATTGGGACAGTGTCATCTTGTACCTCTATTTGCTTGCACTGTTGTTTATCATTGCAGCTCTTTATCTATACACTCAACTAGCTAATGACAATCTTCCACCAACTCCTTTCCCTGCGTTACCGATATTTGGCCACCTTTACCTCCTTAAAAAGCCTCTGCACAAAACTCTTTCAGCGCTATCCAAGAAGTATGGTCCTGTTTTCTACTTCCTTTATGGCTCTCGTCGAGTTCTCTTTGTGTCCTCTGCTGCTGCAGCTGAAGAATGTTTTACGAAAAATGATATCATATTTGCCAACCGTCCCAATATTATATTTGGAAAGTACATAAGCAACAATTTTACTAGCATTGTCTGGTCAGGTTATGGGGATCACTGGAGGAATCTCCGTAAACTCTGTGTACTGGAGATTTTTTCTACTTATCGGTTGCAGAAGCTGTCATATATTCGAATAGAAGAGGTTAAGTCTATGTTGAAACGCTTGTTCAAATTATCTGGTTGTGGAATGCAGGAAGTGGAGATAAAGCCTCTTTTTTTCGAGCTGATGTTTAACTTGTTGACGAGGATGATTGCAGGGAAAAGATATTACGGAGAGGAGTCAAAGAATTCAGAGGAGGCAAAGCGATTTCAGGAGATAATCAACGAGACATCGAGGTTGGCAAATGCTTTCGATATGGGGGATTATGTGCCGGTTTTGAGGTGGTTTTGGTTTAAGGGCATAGAGAATCAGTTTGTTGAATTGAGTAAGAGGAGGTATGAGTTTGTGCAAGGTTGGATTGATCAGTTACGCGAATCTGGCAATAAAGGAGAGAATGAAAATTTCATTCAGATTCTGTTGGATCTACATGAGGCTGAACCTGATTACTATACAGATGGTTTTATTGTAAGCCTGATGCAG GTACTCCTACAGGCAGGAGTTGGTACTGCAGTCGACGCACTGGAATGGGCAATGTCACTTTTGCTTAACAATCCTGAAGTGTTACTTAAAGCTCGAAATGAAATTGACAAAGTTGTAGGAAAAGATGGTCTCATTAGTAAATCACATTTGGCTGAACTTCCTTATTTGCGTTACATCATCTACGAGACACTGAGAATGTATCCAGTATTGCGATATCTTGTACCCCATGAGTCATCTGAGGAATGTACAGTAGGTGGATTTCGGGTTCCCCGTGGAACAATGCTGCTAGTTGATGTGAAGGCCATACAAAATGACCCGAAAATCTGGCAAGACCCTGAGATTTTTAGGCCTGAGAGGTTCCAGGAGAGAAATGTTGGGCACAGATGGCTGCCATTTGGATCAGGGAGAAGGAAGTGTCCCGGAGAAGGATTGGCTATGCGGATAATTGCATTGGCATTAGGAGCATTAATTCAGTGTTTCCAATGGGAGCGTATTGGTGAAGAGATGCTTGATATGGCTGAAGGCGACGACTATTTTTTTCCCAAAGTTGTGCCCTTGAAGGCAAAGTGTGGAGCTCGACCAAGCATGGTCACCCTTTTATCTGAAATCTAA
- the LOC141695611 gene encoding uncharacterized protein LOC141695611, with protein sequence MESYVDDMISKSLTTPDHIKDLKECFDNLGRYNMKLNPEKCAFGVPSGKFLGFLVSERGIEANPEKINAIIEMKIPQTQKDIQKLAECLTALRRFIPKLTERCLPFFELLKGARNKKLVDWTPECHTAFEEIKRHLMNPPVLSKAKPGEPLSLYITAGPKAVSSALVQEEGGTQSPVYYVSQVLKDAETRYPNLEKFTLALVHSNRKLRQYFQGREIRVVTDQQLRKIIHKPDASGRLVNWVIELSQFNIKFVPRTAIKAQALAEFVMECTFPERNLPSPQEITPEGTNSETDSWKLYVDGSSTAERSGAGLILISPEGFTIQHAITFAFKATNNQDEYEALIVGLKLEKSLGISKMTVYSDSQIVVKQTSGEYIVKDPTLAQYQTMVRNILETTPDITIFQINREENSKADELSKLMQNASDLVSSVYFEELKVPSTEQAEVLCIGSPDNWMTPYIAYLRDGALEEDQNKARYLKHKAARFFLEEGQLYRRTFSAPTLKYVDPEEANYCLREVHEGICGDHLAAKALAYKIIRQGYYWPTIHSDYVAYVKKCPQ encoded by the coding sequence ATGGAATCTTATGTAGACGATATGATCTCCAAGTCACTCACCACCCCAGATCACATAAAAGACCTCAAGGAGTGTTTTGACAACCTGGGGAGGTACAACATGAAGCTGAATCCGGAGAAATGTGCATTCGGGGTACCTTCAGGAAAATTCCTGGGATTCTTGGTCAGCGAAAGAGGAATAGAAGCAAACCCGGAGAAAATCAATGCCATCATAGAAATGAAGATACCTCAAACACAGAAGGACATCCAGAAGTTGGCAGAATGCCTAACAGCCCTGCGAAGATTTATCCCGAAGCTGACGGAGAGATGTCTCCCATTCTTCGAGTTGCTAAAAGGTGCCCGGAACAAGAAGTTAGTGGATTGGACTCCAGAATGTCACACAGCTTTCGAGGAAATCAAGAGGCACCTGATGAACCCCCCGGTGCTTTCCAAAGCCAAGCCCGGAGAGCCTTTATCTCTCTACATCACCGCTGGCCCCAAAGCTGTCTCTTCGGCACTGGTCCAGGAGGAAGGAGGAACGCAGAGCCCCGTCTACTATGTCAGCCAAGTCCTCAAGGACGCCGAGACTCGGTACCCAAACTTGGAAAAATTCACATTGGCCCTTGTACACTCCAACAGGAAGCTGAGGCAGTACTTCCAAGGCCGAGAGATCAGAGTGGTCACAGACCAGCAGCTCAGGAAGATCATTCACAAGCCAGATGCCTCCGGAAGGTTGGTTAACTGGGTCATTGAATTAAGTCAATTCAACATCAAATTCGtgccacgaacggcaataaaggCCCAGGCCTTAGCCGAATTCGTGATGGAATGCACTTTCCCGGAGCGGAATCTACCCTCACCCCAAGAGATAACCCCGGAGGGAACCAACTCGGAAACGGATTCCTGGAAGCTCTATGTTGACGGATCATCCACGGCCGAAAGGTCCGGAGCGGGCCTCATCCTTATTAGCCCGGAAGGCTTTACCATTCAACATGCAATAACTTTTGCTTTCAAGGCAACGAATAATCAGGATGAATATGAAGCACTCATTGTCGGGCTCAAATTGGAAAAATCTCTTGGTATTTCAAAGATGACCGTCTACAGCGATTCTCAGATCGTGGTCAAGCAAACCAGCGGAGAATATATCGTGAAAGATCCAACATTGGCGCAGTACCAGACAATGGTACGGAACATCTTGGAAACCACTCCCGACATCACCATATTTCAGATCAACAGAGAAGAGAACTCCAAAGCAGATGAGCTATCCAAGCTCATGCAGAATGCCTCGGACCTCGTTAGTTCAGTATACTTCGAAGAACTCAAAGTACCCAGCACAGAGCAAGCTGAGGTCCTGTGCATCGGGAGCCCAGACAATTGGATGACTCCCTACATAGCTTACTTAAGAGATGGGGCGCTGGAGGAAGACCAGAACAAGGCCAGATACTTGAAACACAAAGCTGCTCGTTTCTTCCTGGAAGAGGGTCAGCTATACAGAAGAACCTTTTCAGCACCTACCTTGAAATATGTAGACCCTGAGGAGGCCAATTATTGCCTCCGAGAGGTTCATGAAGGCATCTGCGGAGACCACCTGGCAGCCAAAGCTCTAGCTTACAAAATCATCAGACAAGGGTATTACTGGCCCACAATACACTCCGACTACGTCGCTTACGTCAAGAAGTGCCCCCAATGA
- the LOC141695612 gene encoding uncharacterized protein LOC141695612 has protein sequence MRFGIPVVLISDNGPQFVGSEFKAYLKELGIKHKRVSVAHPQGNGQVEVTNRTILRGLEKRLEETKKTWPDELPKVLWSYRTTPRTGTNETPFKLAYGTEARIPIEIGSPSHRVVNFDEISNIEGFKTNLELLDEIREEAVRKMEGYKEKTRLYFGKKAKIREYEEGDLVLRHTEASDPTN, from the coding sequence atgaggttcgggatccctGTAGTCCTCATCTCCGACAATGGCCCGCAGTTCGTCGGGTCCGAATTTAAAGCATATCTAAAAGAGCTCGGAATCAAGCACAAAAGAGTGTCGGTTGCGCACCCTCAGGGAAATGGACAGGTCGAAGTAACTAACAGAACCATACTTCGGGGCCTGGAAAAAAGACTAGAAGAAACCAAGAAAACTTGGCCTGATGAGCTTCCAAAAGTCCTGTGGTCCTACAGAACCACCCCTAGAACGGGAACGAATGAGACCCCCTTCAAGCTTGCATACGGTACCGAAGCCCGCATACCAATCGAAATCGGGTCCCCTTCCCACAGGGTCGTCAACTTTGACGAGATCTCAAACATTGAAGGATTTAAGACCAACCTGGAACTCCTTGATGAGATAAGAGAAGAAGCGGTAAGAAAGATGGAAGGCTACAAAGAAAAGACAAGACTCTACTTTGGGAAGAAGGCCAAAATCAgagaatatgaagaaggagactTGGTACTCCGACACACCGAGGCCTCGGACCCAACCAATTAG